The Erythrobacter sp. Alg231-14 genome has a segment encoding these proteins:
- a CDS encoding 2-oxoglutarate dehydrogenase E1 component: MNKETAHFVPDMTDQEGPQPGPSWGNPKWLDQVSGAGEDLAAAMDPTQMGLEAKDTVKKAAKAAGKSLDPKAIENAAQLSIAAMTLVRLYRVRGHLGADLDPLGQSHEQANPEDLTLAFHGLAGKEAEEVYVGGVLGLEWTTVGALYTRLREIYCGNVGLEYMHIADTEERRFLQDKFESPGDTIQFSPEGKKAILAAVLRGEQYEEFLGKKYVGTKRFGLDGGESMIPALEAVIKHGGSSGVREIIYGMAHRGRLNVLANVMAKPYKVIFHEFSGGSANPEDVGGSGDVKYHLGTSTDRSFDDISVHMSLVPNPSHLETVDPVVLGKSRAQQAIRDDLDKKEQVLPVLIHGDAAFAGQGVVWESLSLSGVNGYDTGGCIHFIINNQIGFTTSPKFARSSPYPSDVAKGVMAPILHVNGDDPEAVTFACKLAVEYRQKFGRDVVIDMWCYRRFGHNEGDEPKFTQPLMYEVIGKHPKVSRVYEARLIEQGVIDDGHRETVTAEFVAHLEEEFQAAKSYSANEADWFGGRWAGLNKPADDETARRNIETAVEPKTFDALGRALTEVPEDVQIHRTLGRVLKAKSEMFNTGEGFDWATAEALAFGSLVMEGYNVRLSGQDSGRGTFSQRHAVWVDQKTEDKYIPLTTLPHGKFEVYDSTLSEYGVLGFEYGFAMADPKSLVLWEAQFGDFANGAQIMIDQYIAAGEAKWLRANGLVMLLPHGYEGQGPEHSSARLERFLQLCANDNIQVCNITTPANYFHVLRRQMLRPFRKPLVIMTPKSLLRHPLAKSPREEFQGDWQFKRIKSDITEISDEKIKRLVLCSGKVYYDLYEKREEMGLKDVSIVRIEQLYPFPGDPLALRLKRMTNLETVVWCQEEPKNNGSWFFVQNQIEDSLTHGGHDGMRPVYAGRDAAASPATGLAKRHAQQQAALVADALGI; the protein is encoded by the coding sequence ATGAACAAAGAGACCGCACATTTCGTCCCCGACATGACCGATCAGGAAGGCCCTCAGCCGGGTCCGTCTTGGGGCAATCCAAAGTGGCTTGATCAGGTTAGCGGAGCGGGAGAGGATCTGGCCGCCGCCATGGACCCAACACAGATGGGTCTTGAGGCGAAAGACACGGTCAAAAAAGCGGCCAAGGCGGCTGGCAAGTCGCTCGATCCCAAAGCGATTGAAAACGCAGCACAGCTTTCGATTGCGGCGATGACTTTGGTGCGGTTGTACCGCGTGCGCGGGCATCTGGGCGCCGACCTCGATCCATTGGGTCAATCCCACGAACAAGCCAATCCCGAAGACCTCACCCTCGCCTTTCATGGCCTTGCCGGGAAAGAGGCAGAGGAAGTGTATGTCGGCGGCGTTTTGGGTCTGGAATGGACCACTGTCGGCGCGCTTTATACACGCCTGCGCGAAATCTATTGCGGCAATGTCGGCCTGGAATACATGCACATTGCCGACACTGAGGAACGGCGTTTCCTCCAAGACAAATTTGAAAGCCCCGGCGATACGATCCAGTTTTCGCCAGAGGGCAAGAAAGCCATCCTCGCGGCGGTGTTGCGCGGCGAACAATACGAAGAATTCCTCGGCAAGAAATATGTCGGGACCAAGCGGTTCGGCCTAGACGGCGGTGAAAGCATGATCCCCGCATTGGAAGCCGTGATCAAACATGGCGGCAGTTCCGGCGTGCGTGAGATCATTTATGGCATGGCGCACCGGGGTCGTTTGAACGTCCTCGCCAATGTGATGGCCAAGCCATACAAAGTCATCTTTCATGAATTTTCCGGCGGTTCCGCCAATCCCGAAGATGTGGGCGGATCGGGCGATGTGAAATATCACCTCGGCACCAGCACCGACCGCAGCTTTGACGACATTTCGGTTCATATGAGCCTCGTGCCCAACCCATCGCACCTCGAAACGGTCGATCCCGTTGTTCTGGGCAAAAGCCGCGCCCAACAGGCGATCCGCGATGATCTGGACAAGAAAGAGCAGGTTCTGCCCGTCTTGATCCACGGCGACGCGGCGTTTGCGGGACAAGGTGTGGTTTGGGAAAGCCTCAGCCTATCGGGTGTGAACGGATACGACACGGGTGGTTGCATCCACTTCATCATCAACAACCAAATCGGGTTCACGACCTCGCCCAAATTCGCGCGGTCATCGCCCTACCCATCCGACGTTGCGAAAGGGGTGATGGCCCCGATCCTGCACGTCAATGGCGACGATCCAGAGGCGGTGACTTTCGCGTGCAAATTGGCGGTGGAATATCGTCAGAAATTCGGACGCGACGTGGTGATCGATATGTGGTGCTATCGCCGCTTTGGTCACAATGAAGGCGATGAGCCGAAATTCACGCAGCCTTTGATGTACGAAGTCATTGGCAAACACCCTAAGGTAAGCCGCGTGTATGAAGCGCGCCTGATCGAACAAGGCGTCATCGACGATGGGCACCGCGAAACGGTCACGGCCGAATTTGTCGCGCATCTCGAAGAAGAATTCCAAGCCGCCAAAAGCTATTCCGCCAATGAAGCGGATTGGTTTGGCGGACGTTGGGCCGGTTTGAACAAACCCGCCGACGATGAAACGGCGCGGCGCAATATCGAAACCGCCGTCGAGCCCAAAACCTTTGACGCCTTGGGCCGCGCGCTCACCGAAGTGCCAGAGGACGTACAAATCCACCGGACTTTGGGCCGCGTGCTCAAGGCCAAGAGTGAGATGTTCAACACCGGCGAAGGCTTTGATTGGGCCACTGCAGAAGCACTCGCATTCGGCAGTCTGGTCATGGAAGGCTACAATGTGCGGCTTTCCGGACAAGACAGCGGCCGCGGCACATTCAGCCAGCGCCACGCGGTCTGGGTCGATCAAAAGACCGAAGACAAATACATCCCATTGACCACCCTGCCGCACGGCAAATTTGAAGTCTATGACAGCACCTTGTCCGAATACGGCGTGCTTGGCTTTGAATATGGGTTTGCGATGGCCGACCCGAAATCATTGGTCCTTTGGGAAGCGCAATTTGGCGATTTTGCCAACGGCGCTCAGATCATGATCGATCAATATATCGCGGCGGGCGAAGCCAAATGGCTGCGTGCGAACGGTCTCGTGATGTTGTTGCCGCATGGCTATGAGGGTCAGGGACCGGAACACTCTTCGGCGCGGCTTGAACGGTTCCTGCAATTGTGCGCGAACGACAACATTCAGGTGTGCAACATCACCACGCCTGCCAATTACTTCCACGTTTTGCGCCGGCAAATGCTGCGTCCTTTCCGCAAACCGTTGGTGATTATGACGCCGAAATCGCTTTTGCGGCATCCCTTGGCGAAAAGCCCACGCGAAGAATTCCAAGGCGATTGGCAATTCAAACGGATCAAGTCCGACATCACCGAAATCTCAGATGAGAAGATCAAACGCCTCGTTCTGTGTTCGGGCAAAGTCTATTACGACCTGTATGAAAAGCGCGAGGAAATGGGGCTCAAAGACGTCTCTATCGTGCGGATCGAACAGCTCTACCCCTTCCCCGGCGATCCGCTCGCCTTGCGGCTTAAGCGGATGACGAACCTCGAAACGGTTGTGTGGTGTCAGGAAGAGCCAAAGAACAACGGATCATGGTTCTTTGTTCAAAATCAAATCGAAGATTCGCTCACCCATGGGGGGCATGACGGTATGCGTCCGGTCTATGCCGGCCGTGATGCAGCCGCGTCCCCGGCAACGGGTCTGGCAAAACGTCATGCACAGCAACAGGCGGCCTTGGTCGCTGATGCGCTTGGTATCTAA
- the odhB gene encoding 2-oxoglutarate dehydrogenase complex dihydrolipoyllysine-residue succinyltransferase: MATEITVPVLGESVTEGSIGEWLKQPGDAVAADEPIVSLETDKVAVDVPSPIAGVMSEHRAEVGDTVEVGAVIAVIEEGASAGAAPVAKADTPAPAPAAAKAAVSDAAQTLSPAVRRAVLEHGVDPSTIKGTGKDGRLTKEDVLAAAKAKADPAPAPAATPAAPVAAAPAGSRGEERVKMTRMRQTIAKRLKGAQEEAALLTTFNDVDMTAVIEARTKYKDLFAKKHDIRLGFMGFFAKAACLALKDVPSVNAYIQGDEIVYHDYVDISVAVSAPNGLVVPVIRDCQDKGFARIEKDIADYGKRAKEGTLTMADMTGGTFTISNGGVFGSLMSTPIINPPQSAVLGLHRIEDRPVAVNGEVVIRPMMYIALSYDHRLIDGREAVTALRIIKEAIEDPTRMLIDL; encoded by the coding sequence ATGGCCACTGAAATCACTGTCCCGGTATTAGGGGAATCGGTCACCGAAGGTTCAATTGGTGAATGGCTGAAACAGCCGGGCGACGCGGTTGCCGCCGATGAACCCATCGTCAGCCTTGAGACCGATAAGGTCGCGGTTGACGTGCCATCCCCGATTGCGGGCGTGATGTCCGAACACCGCGCCGAAGTCGGCGACACGGTCGAAGTGGGCGCGGTTATCGCGGTCATCGAAGAAGGCGCATCAGCGGGCGCAGCCCCTGTGGCAAAGGCTGACACGCCAGCCCCTGCCCCGGCAGCTGCGAAAGCCGCCGTGAGCGATGCGGCCCAAACTTTGTCGCCGGCCGTGCGTCGCGCGGTTTTGGAACACGGTGTTGACCCATCCACGATCAAAGGGACCGGCAAAGACGGCCGGTTGACCAAAGAAGACGTGCTGGCCGCTGCCAAAGCGAAAGCCGATCCTGCGCCTGCCCCAGCGGCTACGCCAGCCGCACCAGTTGCCGCCGCTCCGGCCGGATCGCGCGGCGAAGAGCGCGTCAAAATGACCCGCATGCGTCAAACCATCGCGAAACGTTTGAAAGGCGCTCAAGAAGAAGCCGCGCTGCTCACCACGTTCAACGATGTGGATATGACCGCCGTCATCGAAGCGCGCACCAAATACAAAGACCTGTTCGCCAAGAAACACGACATCCGTTTGGGCTTCATGGGCTTTTTCGCGAAAGCAGCCTGCCTCGCGTTGAAAGACGTGCCATCGGTCAACGCCTACATCCAAGGCGATGAAATCGTTTATCACGACTATGTCGATATTTCGGTCGCGGTCTCCGCGCCAAACGGCCTTGTCGTGCCAGTGATCCGTGATTGTCAGGACAAGGGCTTTGCCCGGATCGAAAAAGACATCGCCGATTACGGTAAGCGCGCCAAGGAAGGCACGCTGACCATGGCCGACATGACCGGCGGCACCTTCACCATCTCCAATGGCGGCGTGTTCGGATCGCTGATGTCTACCCCGATCATCAACCCACCGCAAAGCGCCGTTCTCGGCCTGCACCGCATCGAAGATCGCCCTGTTGCGGTCAACGGCGAGGTCGTGATCCGTCCGATGATGTACATCGCGCTGTCTTACGATCACCGCCTGATCGACGGGCGTGAAGCTGTGACCGCGCTGAGAATCATCAAGGAAGCGATCGAAGATCCAACCCGGATGCTGATCGACCTTTGA
- a CDS encoding methyltransferase domain-containing protein, which translates to MTQPLARDQFDERRHADFLRDRFPEFWARFRGMPDVAGKRVLDFGCGRGGMIQRLMEAGAESGFGIDLNPSYIEFANSKVASQWPRAEFACADIRKAAPEPADIVVSSNVMEHVMSLPDTLAAVVNAAKPGGELYIGFSPLWHSPFGHHHLIASRMPWAHLPRNNRAFLDRLRDDDNNTPDSIEEMGFNGATPTDFRAALAGLPVEVISARRNIAASPIKSIAMKAMLLPSFIPFIGSKIEKFVTVGFYWHLRRKK; encoded by the coding sequence ATGACTCAGCCCCTCGCCCGCGACCAATTCGACGAGCGCCGTCACGCCGATTTCCTGCGCGATCGTTTCCCGGAGTTCTGGGCGCGGTTCAGGGGGATGCCGGATGTCGCTGGCAAACGCGTCCTAGATTTCGGCTGCGGGCGCGGCGGGATGATCCAGCGATTGATGGAGGCCGGGGCCGAGAGCGGGTTCGGGATCGATCTCAACCCAAGCTATATCGAATTTGCGAATTCCAAAGTCGCCTCTCAATGGCCGCGTGCTGAATTCGCATGCGCCGACATTCGCAAAGCCGCGCCAGAACCCGCCGATATCGTCGTGTCGTCCAATGTGATGGAACACGTCATGTCATTGCCCGACACTCTGGCGGCGGTGGTGAATGCGGCGAAACCGGGCGGCGAATTGTATATTGGCTTCTCCCCGCTTTGGCATTCCCCGTTCGGGCATCATCACCTGATCGCATCGCGCATGCCGTGGGCGCATTTGCCCCGCAACAATCGTGCGTTTCTTGATCGCCTAAGGGATGACGACAACAACACCCCCGATAGCATTGAAGAGATGGGATTTAACGGCGCAACCCCAACGGATTTCCGCGCGGCCTTGGCCGGATTACCCGTTGAGGTGATTTCGGCGCGTCGCAACATCGCCGCCTCACCCATCAAATCGATCGCGATGAAGGCGATGCTGCTTCCCTCTTTTATCCCGTTTATCGGAAGCAAGATCGAGAAATTTGTAACAGTGGGCTTCTACTGGCACTTGCGGCGAAAGAAGTGA
- the lpdA gene encoding dihydrolipoyl dehydrogenase: MAEHSYDYDVLVIGAGPGGYVAAIRAAQLGLKTACVESRETLGGTCLNVGCIPSKALLHGSELFDEASNGHFATWGIDAKPTLDLGRMMDEKTKAVGELTGGIEFLFKKNKVTWIKGHAAFEDAHSVKVGDETVTAKDIVIATGSSVTPLPGVDVDNAGGRIVDSTGALDLTEVPDHLVVIGGGVIGLELGSVWRRLGAKVTVVEFLDQLLPGMDGEVRKESQKLFKKQGMEMMLSHKVTGAKVKGKKVALTVEKSAGGDEQTLEVSHVLVSIGRRPNTDGLALDKAGLQVNNRGQVEIDHDFRTGVDGIWAIGDVAPGPMLAHKAEDEGIAVAENIAGLTGIVNHDVIPSVVYTLPEIAGVGLTQEEAIEKAGGDKKAIKVGKFPMMANSRAKANRDTDGFVKVIADAETDRVIGVWMINSLAGTMIAQAAQAMEFGATSEDIAYTCHAHPTHAEAFKEAAMAVTGKPIHM, from the coding sequence ATGGCTGAACACTCCTACGATTACGATGTCCTGGTCATTGGCGCGGGCCCCGGCGGCTATGTCGCGGCAATCCGCGCGGCCCAATTGGGTTTGAAAACCGCTTGCGTTGAAAGCCGCGAGACATTGGGCGGGACTTGTTTGAATGTCGGGTGCATCCCTTCAAAGGCGTTGTTGCACGGTTCAGAACTGTTTGACGAAGCGTCGAACGGCCATTTCGCCACTTGGGGCATCGACGCCAAACCGACTCTCGATTTAGGCCGGATGATGGATGAAAAAACCAAAGCGGTCGGCGAATTGACCGGCGGAATTGAGTTTTTGTTCAAGAAGAACAAAGTGACATGGATCAAAGGTCACGCCGCGTTCGAAGACGCGCACAGCGTCAAAGTGGGTGACGAAACAGTCACAGCAAAAGACATCGTGATCGCCACCGGATCCAGCGTCACCCCCCTGCCCGGCGTGGACGTGGACAATGCAGGTGGTCGCATCGTGGACAGCACCGGCGCGCTCGACCTTACCGAAGTTCCCGATCATCTCGTTGTGATCGGCGGCGGGGTCATCGGACTGGAATTGGGCAGTGTGTGGCGTCGTTTGGGTGCCAAAGTTACGGTCGTCGAATTCCTCGATCAATTGCTGCCCGGAATGGACGGCGAAGTGCGCAAAGAGAGCCAGAAACTGTTCAAGAAACAGGGCATGGAAATGATGCTCAGCCACAAAGTCACCGGCGCAAAAGTCAAAGGCAAGAAAGTCGCCCTGACGGTTGAGAAATCGGCTGGCGGCGATGAACAAACGCTTGAAGTGAGCCATGTGCTGGTTTCCATCGGCCGCCGCCCCAACACCGATGGGCTGGCGCTCGACAAAGCTGGCTTGCAAGTCAACAATCGCGGCCAAGTGGAAATCGACCATGACTTCCGCACCGGCGTCGATGGCATCTGGGCCATTGGCGATGTCGCGCCCGGCCCGATGCTGGCGCATAAGGCCGAGGATGAAGGCATTGCGGTCGCAGAAAACATCGCTGGCCTTACTGGCATCGTGAACCACGATGTCATCCCCAGCGTCGTTTACACCCTGCCTGAAATTGCAGGTGTGGGCCTAACGCAGGAAGAAGCGATCGAGAAAGCGGGCGGCGACAAGAAAGCCATTAAAGTCGGCAAATTCCCGATGATGGCCAACAGCCGCGCGAAAGCGAACCGCGACACCGATGGCTTTGTAAAAGTTATCGCGGATGCCGAAACCGACCGCGTGATCGGTGTGTGGATGATCAACTCGCTTGCCGGGACGATGATTGCACAGGCAGCACAAGCGATGGAATTTGGCGCGACATCCGAAGACATCGCCTACACATGCCACGCCCACCCAACCCACGCCGAAGCGTTTAAGGAAGCCGCGATGGCGGTGACCGGCAAACCTATCCATATGTGA
- a CDS encoding amidase family protein, with product MPSHSAYPQLTDKPGALETAAAIRAGEISVSEAVDAAITRIEQLDAEIDAVAVPDFERAAATAKAMDAAGPADNQPLFGVPMTIKESFDVAGLQSCWGHEHLTNYVAKKDADLVRRLKAAGAIIIGKTNVPIDLSDWQSFNTVYGRTTNPHNADRSPGGSSGGSAAAVASGMVACDFGTDIGGSVRVPAHFCGVWGHKSTWGLVSKQGHDHPQMASRDGFVAAHDGVLSIAGPLARNAADLSILLEVGAQIPLRKTSKPLNECRLLAITEYPGSPIDASVAEPTEAAIEALIDAGVHVDRTSPLIPDLVTQQTTYLRMMNTAMARGAPAPDGSRATATDWFDLLDAQAANEYQWAQLFEEYDFVLAPPAPVLAIPHLDDAVFKSTIRVNGQDLRAGSGLAWAGIATFPNLPSTVLPIGAGNYEGARLPCGMQVIGPQWSDLDCIHAAEGIGKILHG from the coding sequence ATGCCATCACACAGCGCCTATCCGCAATTGACCGATAAACCCGGCGCGCTTGAAACCGCCGCCGCTATCCGCGCGGGCGAGATCAGCGTCTCAGAGGCGGTCGATGCCGCGATAACCCGGATCGAACAACTGGACGCAGAGATTGACGCTGTGGCTGTGCCCGATTTCGAACGCGCCGCCGCCACCGCAAAAGCGATGGACGCTGCTGGCCCCGCGGACAATCAACCGTTGTTCGGCGTGCCGATGACGATCAAGGAAAGTTTTGATGTTGCAGGCCTTCAATCGTGTTGGGGCCATGAACATTTGACCAACTATGTCGCGAAAAAGGACGCCGATCTGGTCCGCCGTTTAAAGGCCGCCGGAGCCATTATCATTGGTAAGACCAATGTACCGATCGACCTGTCCGATTGGCAAAGCTTCAACACGGTTTATGGCCGCACCACAAATCCACACAATGCCGATCGTTCGCCGGGCGGGTCATCCGGTGGCAGCGCCGCAGCGGTGGCCAGCGGCATGGTCGCGTGCGATTTTGGCACCGACATTGGCGGATCGGTCCGCGTGCCGGCGCATTTCTGCGGGGTTTGGGGGCATAAAAGCACCTGGGGTTTGGTTTCGAAACAAGGGCATGACCACCCCCAAATGGCCAGCCGCGATGGCTTTGTCGCTGCGCATGATGGGGTGTTGTCCATCGCGGGCCCCTTAGCGCGCAACGCCGCTGACCTTTCGATATTGTTGGAGGTTGGCGCGCAAATCCCCCTAAGAAAGACATCAAAGCCTTTGAACGAATGCCGGCTTTTGGCGATCACCGAATATCCCGGCAGCCCCATCGATGCGAGCGTGGCCGAACCCACCGAAGCGGCGATTGAGGCGTTGATTGATGCCGGTGTTCACGTGGATCGAACCAGCCCGCTGATCCCCGATCTTGTGACGCAACAGACCACCTATTTGCGGATGATGAACACTGCGATGGCGCGGGGTGCCCCGGCGCCCGACGGCAGCCGCGCAACGGCAACCGATTGGTTCGATCTACTCGATGCTCAAGCCGCCAACGAATATCAGTGGGCGCAATTGTTCGAAGAATACGATTTCGTGCTGGCCCCGCCCGCACCCGTCTTGGCGATCCCACATTTGGATGACGCCGTCTTCAAATCGACCATCCGGGTCAACGGTCAAGATTTGCGCGCAGGCTCCGGTTTGGCATGGGCAGGCATCGCGACATTCCCGAACCTACCATCAACCGTTTTACCCATCGGCGCAGGCAATTACGAAGGCGCGCGTCTGCCGTGTGGAATGCAAGTGATCGGCCCACAGTGGAGCGATTTGGACTGCATTCACGCCGCAGAAGGGATCGGTAAAATCTTGCACGGATAA
- a CDS encoding TRIC cation channel family protein, producing MNETVLTPILDVLDMAGIAIFALSGALVAARERQTFVTMAFFALVTGVGGGTVRDLLIDAPVFWITDPWVAAICLSTALITWFTPIRVWDGKLIDYADGVGLAAYAVLGSAKAIAYGIPPVPAALMGIITGCVGGVIRDVVAGRPSIIMQPELYVTAAALSASMTVIGMQIAGWINVVDAVVWGGAFFAGFAMRSAAIRFEWALPSYAEPDDEHPAKTDDGDVAMVAPTHTDHSENVSPGKGPPG from the coding sequence GTGAACGAAACCGTACTCACCCCGATCTTGGATGTCTTGGACATGGCCGGCATCGCGATTTTTGCGCTGTCTGGTGCATTGGTCGCGGCGCGGGAGCGTCAGACATTTGTCACGATGGCATTCTTTGCCTTGGTGACGGGCGTTGGCGGCGGCACGGTGCGCGATTTGTTGATCGATGCGCCGGTGTTCTGGATAACCGATCCTTGGGTTGCGGCGATTTGCCTTTCCACCGCGCTGATCACTTGGTTCACTCCGATCCGCGTATGGGATGGGAAATTGATTGATTACGCCGATGGGGTCGGACTTGCCGCCTATGCCGTTTTGGGCAGTGCCAAGGCGATCGCATACGGCATTCCGCCCGTCCCGGCCGCATTGATGGGGATCATCACGGGGTGCGTCGGCGGCGTTATCCGCGATGTGGTGGCGGGACGTCCATCTATCATTATGCAACCCGAATTGTACGTCACCGCGGCCGCGTTGAGCGCGTCGATGACGGTGATCGGCATGCAGATCGCGGGATGGATCAACGTAGTCGACGCCGTCGTTTGGGGCGGCGCGTTCTTTGCAGGGTTTGCCATGCGCAGCGCCGCGATCCGATTTGAATGGGCGTTACCCAGCTATGCTGAGCCGGACGATGAACACCCCGCCAAAACGGATGATGGGGACGTCGCTATGGTCGCCCCCACCCACACCGATCATTCGGAGAATGTTTCGCCAGGCAAAGGTCCGCCGGGATAG
- a CDS encoding serine hydrolase has protein sequence MRKIILAATAVGIATTSPISAQSAQDQLDARYNRALAAGYKAMMLCSAMSTSERLGGSRSAESIHEYELTGIQTPLDAIVRDLPYEIIRYSIEGQEADAQPGPVYQVRVEWADDMPARTATQSTVGGCYVGPIGSALEDAPPISVENATDNVPDDGWAVDNDALPESIKTQLGAAAVDGTYGEGSRTTAALIIRGDTIIMERYAGGFGPATPQRTWSVAKSIAATFVGVAVEAGDVEVSDPIALNYWREGGRYDLRNQITVDHALRMATGRYTDTPGNRSVPLYWGGSSVNETALSWPVVHTPGTVFRYANNDSLLAAKAVERYLNFYGPESVLARFGMHRTIAETDWSGGLVISSQVWSTARDLGRLGQLHLNNGMWEGERILPEDWVGYVSDPSGPQPIGTNRGFGAGWWTFRRPEGNAFEGIPDDAFFASGRRGQYVVVVPSRNVVIVRRGEDGGGARFNIAAFTRDVLASID, from the coding sequence ATGAGAAAAATCATCCTTGCCGCCACAGCCGTCGGCATCGCCACAACGTCTCCCATCTCCGCGCAATCGGCGCAGGATCAGCTTGATGCGCGCTACAATCGCGCCCTTGCGGCCGGTTACAAGGCGATGATGCTGTGCAGCGCGATGTCGACATCGGAGCGGCTAGGCGGATCGCGCAGCGCCGAAAGCATCCACGAATATGAGCTGACAGGGATTCAGACACCGCTGGATGCGATTGTCCGCGACCTGCCGTATGAAATCATCCGGTATTCGATCGAGGGACAAGAGGCCGACGCGCAGCCTGGCCCTGTCTATCAAGTCCGCGTTGAATGGGCCGATGACATGCCGGCGCGCACCGCCACGCAGTCGACTGTTGGGGGATGCTATGTTGGGCCGATTGGCTCTGCGTTGGAGGATGCGCCGCCGATCTCAGTCGAGAACGCCACGGATAACGTTCCCGATGACGGTTGGGCTGTTGATAATGATGCTCTGCCCGAATCGATCAAAACCCAATTGGGCGCGGCGGCGGTGGACGGCACCTATGGGGAGGGATCACGCACGACTGCCGCTCTTATCATCCGGGGTGATACGATCATTATGGAACGGTATGCCGGCGGCTTTGGCCCGGCGACGCCGCAACGCACATGGTCCGTGGCCAAAAGCATCGCGGCGACCTTTGTTGGCGTCGCGGTAGAAGCTGGCGATGTCGAAGTCAGTGACCCGATCGCACTCAATTATTGGCGAGAGGGCGGGCGATACGACCTACGCAATCAGATCACCGTCGATCACGCATTGCGCATGGCGACCGGGCGTTACACCGATACGCCGGGCAATCGCTCCGTCCCGCTTTACTGGGGCGGATCATCGGTGAACGAAACCGCGCTGTCGTGGCCCGTCGTCCATACGCCCGGCACCGTGTTCCGATATGCCAACAACGACAGCTTGCTCGCCGCGAAAGCGGTGGAGCGGTATTTGAACTTCTACGGACCCGAAAGTGTCCTTGCCCGGTTTGGCATGCATCGCACGATTGCAGAAACCGACTGGAGCGGTGGGCTTGTCATCTCCAGCCAAGTTTGGAGCACGGCGCGAGATTTGGGCAGGCTGGGACAACTCCATCTGAACAATGGAATGTGGGAAGGGGAGCGGATCCTTCCTGAGGACTGGGTTGGTTATGTTTCCGACCCCAGCGGCCCGCAACCGATTGGTACAAATCGCGGATTCGGCGCAGGATGGTGGACGTTCCGCCGACCCGAAGGGAACGCGTTTGAGGGCATTCCCGACGATGCATTCTTCGCGAGCGGTAGGCGCGGCCAATATGTCGTTGTTGTTCCCTCGCGCAATGTGGTGATCGTCCGACGCGGAGAGGATGGCGGGGGCGCCCGGTTCAACATCGCCGCTTTCACTCGCGACGTGTTGGCTTCAATCGATTAA
- the rplQ gene encoding 50S ribosomal protein L17 encodes MRHGISQRKLSRKSGHRKALFRNMSAALIKHEQIVTTLPKAKELRPYVEKLITLAKRGGLSNRRLAQARLLDETQLKKLFDTLAERYSDRDGGYTRIIKAGYRESDAAQMAIIEFVERDEDARGQDSGPVTTDADEYADAAA; translated from the coding sequence ATGCGTCACGGAATTTCACAGCGTAAGCTGTCGCGTAAGTCGGGCCACCGCAAGGCTCTCTTCCGCAACATGTCGGCCGCTCTCATCAAGCATGAGCAAATCGTCACAACGTTGCCAAAGGCGAAAGAACTTCGCCCCTATGTTGAAAAATTGATCACGCTTGCAAAGCGTGGCGGTCTTTCCAACCGTCGTTTGGCTCAGGCGCGTCTTCTTGACGAAACGCAGCTGAAGAAATTGTTCGACACTCTTGCTGAACGTTACAGCGATCGTGACGGCGGCTACACGCGCATCATCAAAGCCGGTTACCGCGAAAGCGACGCCGCGCAGATGGCGATCATCGAATTTGTTGAGCGTGACGAAGACGCCCGCGGTCAAGACAGCGGCCCTGTCACGACCGACGCGGACGAATACGCCGACGCCGCCGCTTAA